The Caulifigura coniformis genome includes a region encoding these proteins:
- the rplL gene encoding 50S ribosomal protein L7/L12, with the protein MAEFDTTTKELGDKIVGLTLLQAKALSDYLKEVHGIEPAAGGAVMMAAAPGAGGGDAPAAKTEFDVILAAFGDNKINVIKVVRSITGLGLKEAKDLVEGAPKPLKTGVPKEEADKIKKEIEDAGGKVEVK; encoded by the coding sequence ATGGCTGAGTTTGACACAACCACCAAAGAGCTGGGCGATAAGATCGTTGGTCTGACCCTGCTCCAGGCCAAGGCCCTTTCGGATTACCTGAAGGAAGTCCATGGCATCGAGCCCGCCGCTGGCGGCGCGGTGATGATGGCGGCTGCACCTGGTGCTGGCGGCGGCGACGCCCCGGCTGCCAAGACCGAATTCGACGTCATCCTGGCGGCGTTCGGCGACAACAAGATCAACGTGATCAAGGTCGTCCGCAGCATCACCGGCCTGGGCCTCAAGGAAGCCAAGGACCTTGTCGAAGGCGCTCCCAAGCCGCTGAAGACCGGCGTGCCGAAGGAAGAAGCCGACAAGATCAAGAAGGAAATCGAAGACGCCGGCGGCAAGGTCGAAGTGAAGTAA
- the rpoB gene encoding DNA-directed RNA polymerase subunit beta, whose amino-acid sequence MPIPAERILKMDSVVNFGHIQGQFDLSDLTQIQTDSYDRFLQLDKRPSQRRNQGLEEILREVFPVESYDGQHRLEYVRYELGKPRYTPTECRQLRLTYGRPFRIWLKLMKEQPIEEEVYLGDIPIMLGGGEFIINGAERVVVSQLHRSPGVDFVIASEPGEKKAYSCRVIPERGSWIELVVSKKETLGVRIDQSGRFSAMTLLRAMDANYSSTTALLKLFYDVQSVKVSKGPEAFIGHYAAEDIIYPAGTPRCGEIMCEVSHRITKTVAQEILESGVKTIQTIETAPDQLILNSTLEDTCASHEEALLKIYQRLRPGNPPQLEKAMDLFKEKFFDLNRYRLGRVGRFRINRKFNQDIPDDEMTLRAEDFVNAIRYLVKLRIGDQSAQVDDIDNLGNRRLRTIDELATEEIRKGFLKLRRTVQERMSLKEMENVTPRTLVNPKSVSAAIEFFFGRSELSQVVDQTNPLSMLTHERRLSALGPGGLNRKRAGFEVRDVHISHYGRICPIETPEGTNIGLISSLSIFAKVDDYGFLITPYRKVQNGKITEEIEWLRADEESNVYVSPADTPVQNGKISEDRVLARYRNDVHWVEAKQVQYIDVAPSQMVGISAGLIPFLEHDDANRALMGSNMQRQAVPLLITEPPIVGTGLEDEIPKYSGMVLRADRAGKVTYVDADMVQVEEKKYPLRKFTGLNERTCLNQKPIVKLGQRVKKGDILADSAATRSGVLALGRNVTVAFMSWEGFNFEDAIILSERLVKEDVYTSIHIDEFDVEIRETKLGREEFTREIPNVSEKALRNLDEGGIVQIGTRVVSGDILVGKVTPKAKAELTPEEKLLHAIFGKAGEDVKNESLEVPSGIEGIVIHTERFSRRLSLSDAERRKFDSDVKRVEQEGQAKVDEAFKSFLKEFEATLGKHLVDDDGRELRTIDDHKFITEYARDFERHFEKLDIRSPQKLADARKLLKENWSIVEDVIDDADLKVNSMKRGDELPNGVLQMVKVYVASRRQISVGDKMAGRHGNKGVISKVLPIEDMPYLEDGTPVDIVLNPLGVPSRMNVGQILETHLGWAASKLGYRCVCPVFDGATKEKLEETLTEAGIDTDAKVRLYDGRTGEQFEQKSTVGIIYMLKLHHLVDDKVHARATGPYSLITQQPLGGKARFGGQRFGEMEVWALEAYGAAYILQELLTVKSDDVEGRTKIYESMVKGENTLEAGTPASFDVLNNEIRGLCLNMQLEKLKA is encoded by the coding sequence ATGCCGATTCCCGCTGAACGCATTCTCAAGATGGACTCGGTCGTCAACTTTGGCCATATCCAGGGCCAGTTCGACCTGTCCGATCTGACCCAGATCCAGACCGACTCCTACGATCGGTTCCTGCAACTGGACAAACGCCCCAGCCAGCGCCGGAACCAGGGCCTCGAAGAAATCCTCCGGGAAGTCTTCCCCGTCGAAAGCTACGACGGCCAGCATCGCCTCGAGTACGTCCGCTACGAACTGGGCAAACCTCGCTACACGCCCACGGAATGCCGCCAGCTCCGCCTCACCTACGGCCGGCCGTTCCGCATCTGGCTGAAGCTGATGAAGGAACAGCCGATCGAGGAAGAAGTCTACCTCGGCGACATCCCCATCATGCTCGGGGGTGGCGAGTTCATCATCAACGGCGCTGAGCGCGTCGTCGTCAGCCAGCTCCACCGCTCCCCCGGCGTCGATTTCGTCATCGCCTCCGAACCGGGTGAAAAGAAGGCCTACTCCTGCCGCGTCATCCCCGAGCGCGGAAGCTGGATCGAACTCGTCGTCTCCAAGAAAGAAACGCTCGGAGTCCGCATCGACCAGAGCGGCCGCTTCTCGGCGATGACCCTGCTTCGCGCCATGGACGCGAACTACTCGTCGACCACGGCCCTGCTGAAGCTCTTCTACGACGTCCAGTCCGTGAAGGTCTCCAAGGGGCCCGAGGCCTTCATCGGCCACTACGCCGCAGAAGACATCATCTATCCGGCTGGAACTCCGCGCTGTGGCGAGATCATGTGCGAAGTCTCGCACCGGATCACCAAAACCGTCGCCCAGGAGATCCTCGAGTCCGGCGTGAAGACGATCCAGACGATCGAAACCGCTCCCGACCAGCTGATCCTCAACAGCACCCTGGAAGATACCTGCGCCAGCCACGAAGAGGCGCTGCTGAAGATCTACCAGCGGCTCCGTCCCGGCAACCCGCCGCAGCTCGAAAAGGCGATGGACCTCTTCAAGGAGAAGTTCTTCGACCTCAATCGGTATCGCCTCGGCCGTGTCGGACGCTTCCGCATCAACCGGAAGTTCAACCAGGATATCCCGGACGACGAAATGACCCTCCGCGCGGAGGACTTCGTCAACGCCATCCGCTACCTGGTGAAGCTCCGAATCGGCGATCAGTCGGCCCAGGTCGACGACATCGACAACCTCGGCAACCGCCGCCTGCGCACCATCGACGAACTGGCGACCGAAGAAATCCGCAAGGGCTTCCTCAAGCTGCGGCGCACAGTCCAGGAGCGCATGAGCCTGAAGGAAATGGAAAACGTCACGCCCCGCACGCTCGTCAACCCGAAGAGCGTTTCGGCCGCGATCGAGTTCTTCTTCGGCCGCAGCGAACTCTCGCAGGTCGTCGACCAGACCAACCCGCTCTCGATGCTGACGCACGAGCGGCGTCTGTCGGCCCTCGGCCCCGGCGGTCTGAACCGCAAGCGTGCAGGCTTCGAAGTCCGCGACGTTCACATCTCGCACTACGGACGCATTTGCCCGATCGAAACGCCTGAAGGCACGAACATCGGTCTGATTTCGTCGTTGTCGATCTTCGCCAAGGTCGACGACTACGGCTTCCTGATCACCCCGTACCGCAAGGTGCAGAACGGCAAGATCACCGAAGAGATCGAATGGCTCCGGGCCGACGAGGAATCGAACGTCTACGTCTCGCCGGCTGATACGCCGGTGCAGAACGGCAAGATCTCGGAAGATCGTGTCCTCGCCCGCTATCGCAATGACGTCCACTGGGTCGAAGCCAAGCAGGTCCAGTACATCGACGTGGCGCCGTCGCAGATGGTCGGCATCTCGGCCGGCCTCATCCCCTTCCTCGAACACGACGACGCCAACCGCGCGCTCATGGGTTCGAACATGCAGCGGCAGGCCGTGCCGCTGCTGATCACCGAGCCGCCCATCGTCGGAACGGGCCTGGAAGACGAGATCCCGAAGTACTCCGGCATGGTGCTCCGCGCCGACCGGGCCGGGAAAGTCACCTATGTCGACGCCGACATGGTCCAAGTCGAAGAGAAGAAGTATCCGCTGCGGAAGTTCACCGGCCTCAACGAGCGCACCTGCCTCAACCAGAAGCCGATCGTGAAGCTCGGCCAGCGCGTCAAGAAGGGCGACATCCTGGCCGACTCGGCCGCGACGCGGAGTGGCGTCCTCGCCCTCGGCCGGAACGTCACCGTGGCGTTCATGTCGTGGGAAGGCTTCAACTTCGAAGACGCGATCATCCTCTCGGAACGCCTGGTGAAGGAAGACGTCTACACGTCGATCCACATCGACGAGTTCGACGTCGAGATCCGCGAGACGAAACTGGGCCGCGAAGAGTTCACCCGCGAAATTCCGAACGTCAGCGAAAAGGCGCTCCGCAACCTCGATGAGGGCGGCATTGTCCAGATTGGCACCCGCGTGGTCTCCGGCGACATCCTCGTCGGCAAGGTCACCCCGAAGGCCAAGGCCGAACTGACGCCGGAAGAAAAGCTGCTGCACGCGATCTTCGGCAAGGCCGGCGAAGACGTGAAGAACGAATCGCTCGAAGTCCCGTCGGGCATCGAAGGCATCGTGATTCACACCGAGCGGTTCAGCCGCCGGCTGAGCCTGTCGGATGCCGAACGCCGCAAGTTCGACTCGGACGTGAAGCGGGTTGAGCAGGAAGGCCAGGCGAAGGTCGACGAAGCGTTCAAGAGCTTCCTCAAGGAGTTCGAAGCGACCCTCGGCAAGCACCTGGTCGACGACGACGGACGCGAACTGCGGACGATCGACGATCACAAGTTCATCACGGAATACGCGCGTGATTTCGAGCGTCACTTCGAGAAGCTCGACATTCGCAGCCCGCAGAAGCTGGCCGACGCCCGCAAGCTCCTGAAGGAGAACTGGTCGATCGTCGAAGACGTGATCGACGACGCCGACCTCAAGGTCAACAGCATGAAGCGCGGCGACGAGCTGCCGAACGGCGTCCTGCAGATGGTCAAGGTCTACGTCGCCTCCCGCCGCCAGATTTCGGTCGGCGACAAGATGGCCGGTCGTCACGGCAACAAGGGTGTGATCTCCAAGGTCCTCCCGATCGAAGACATGCCGTACCTCGAAGACGGCACGCCGGTCGACATCGTCCTCAACCCGCTGGGCGTGCCGAGCCGTATGAACGTGGGACAGATCCTCGAGACCCACCTTGGGTGGGCCGCCTCGAAGCTCGGTTACCGCTGTGTCTGCCCGGTGTTCGACGGAGCGACCAAGGAGAAGCTCGAGGAAACGCTGACCGAGGCCGGGATCGATACCGACGCCAAGGTCCGCCTGTACGACGGCCGGACCGGCGAGCAGTTCGAACAGAAGTCGACCGTCGGCATCATCTACATGCTGAAGCTGCACCACCTCGTCGACGACAAGGTGCACGCCCGTGCGACGGGTCCGTACTCGCTCATCACCCAGCAGCCGCTGGGCGGTAAGGCCCGCTTCGGCGGTCAGCGTTTCGGAGAGATGGAAGTGTGGGCCCTCGAAGCCTACGGAGCGGCCTACATTCTCCAGGAACTGCTCACCGTGAAGTCGGACGACGTCGAAGGCCGGACCAAGATCTACGAATCAATGGTCAAGGGCGAGAACACGCTCGAGGCCGGAACGCCCGCGAGCTTCGACGTGCTCAACAACGAGATTCGCGGACTGTGTTTGAACATGCAGCTCGAAAAACTGAAGGCATGA
- the rpoC gene encoding DNA-directed RNA polymerase subunit beta' → MSNSNSAQAGDGVYDRVNDYGAVKISLASPHDIRSWSFGEVKKPETINYRTYRPERDGLFCERIFGPEKDWECACGKYRGMKYKGMICDRCGVKVTHSRVRRKRMGHIELAAPVVHIWFFKSMPSRLGALLNMKTTSLEKVIYFQDYVVIDPGDTPLRRGQLLTEEEAREKREKYGEKAFEIDMGAEAVFKLLQRINLTEESVKLRAELKSTGSQQKTKDYIKRLKVVEALRDSQNRPEWMVLNCVPVIPPDLRPLVLLESGNFATSDLNDLYRRIINRNNRLKKLVDLNAPEVIIRNEKRMLQQSVDALFDNNRCKRPVLGSSNRPLKSLTDMIKGKQGRFRENLLGKRVDYSARSVIVVGPELHLHQCGLPKKIALELFQPFIIRRLKELGHADTIKSAKRMLERKDEEVWDILDEVIKNHPVLLNRAPTLHRMGIQAFEPVLVEGNAIRVHPLVCKGFNADFDGDQMAVHLPLSIEAQVEAHVLMLATNNIFSPANGSPIITPSQDIVMGCAYCTVKRAGQPGEGMTFASTKELLMAYQHKKVARHSIVKLRLPANKRVKGEGADTYKKGGLIQTTAGRMLFNDILPKSMAYYNITLKSKDLSNVISDCYLELGRRATIKLLDDMKELGFQESTRSGLSFASSDLIIATNKQKVIDDAEQKVLRQQKMYDKGVITDEERYNTVIDIWTHAREQITIQMRVELEQDLRDNGRYVNPIFLMSESGARGGIAQIQQLSGMRGLMAKPSGEIMETPIKSNFKEGLTVLEYFNSTHGARKGLADTALKTADSGYLTRKLADVCQNMVITQDDCGTTKGVTRGVLYRGEKVEVSLAQAIRGRISRQNIVHPITDEVVVRENSLITVDIARKIEEMGLEKVLVRSPMTCEADLGVCRCCYGMDLSTGSLVEDGLAVGIIAAQSIGEPGTQLTMRTFHIGGIANKELEESEQKTKKAGKVKFSRIRSVVNAEGQTVVLARNGEIIVNDPKDRELERYTVPQGAVLLVKEDDQVSAGQILCQWDPHSVPILAEVGGRIRFEDLVEGRSLKTETDASGNARRTIIEHKGDLHPQIIVEDASGKILDYYYIPERANLECEEGQQVVAGTVVARNPREASGTQDITGGLPRVTELFEARKPKDPAIMAEIDGEAKILPDKKRGKRVIMVIGSDGTEVEHIIPHGKPLLVHTGDIVRAGDALVRGPLVPHDILRVSGEEAVQQYLLHEIQNVYRAQRVEIDDKHIELVVAQMLRKVRIDDVGDSDMLPGIVVDKFEFQKGNKALQSSGKITDAGDTEFQEGDVVPLATIEEVNAQLEASGGKKVKSTKPKPARASTQLLGITKAAVQSESFISAASFQETTKVLTEAAMAGKLDTLKGLKENVILGHLIPAGTGFNTHQDSDVRIRPEAQQELRAEHARILAARREMLREEDGMPQPGGFQGDVPSLKDLTGE, encoded by the coding sequence GTGAGCAATAGCAACAGCGCGCAGGCTGGAGACGGCGTTTACGATCGCGTGAATGACTACGGGGCCGTGAAGATTTCACTGGCCAGCCCGCATGACATTCGCAGCTGGTCGTTCGGCGAAGTGAAGAAGCCGGAGACGATCAACTACCGCACGTACCGCCCCGAACGGGACGGTCTCTTCTGCGAGCGTATTTTCGGACCTGAAAAAGACTGGGAATGCGCCTGCGGCAAGTACCGCGGGATGAAGTACAAGGGCATGATCTGCGATCGCTGCGGTGTGAAGGTCACCCACAGCCGCGTTCGCCGCAAGCGGATGGGCCATATCGAGCTCGCCGCGCCGGTCGTCCACATCTGGTTCTTCAAGAGCATGCCCAGCCGCCTGGGCGCCCTGCTCAACATGAAGACCACCAGCCTGGAAAAGGTCATTTACTTCCAGGATTACGTCGTCATCGATCCGGGCGACACCCCGCTCCGCAGGGGACAGCTCCTCACCGAAGAAGAAGCTCGCGAAAAGCGCGAGAAGTACGGTGAGAAGGCGTTCGAAATCGACATGGGCGCCGAGGCCGTCTTCAAGCTCCTCCAGCGCATCAACCTCACCGAGGAATCGGTGAAGCTCCGCGCCGAGCTGAAATCGACTGGCAGCCAGCAGAAGACGAAGGACTACATCAAGCGGCTCAAGGTCGTCGAAGCCCTCCGCGACAGCCAGAACCGCCCCGAGTGGATGGTCCTGAACTGCGTCCCCGTCATCCCGCCGGATCTCCGTCCGCTGGTGCTGCTTGAATCGGGCAACTTCGCGACGAGCGACCTGAACGACCTCTACCGCCGCATCATCAACCGCAATAACCGGCTCAAGAAGCTGGTCGACCTCAACGCTCCGGAAGTCATCATTCGCAACGAAAAGCGAATGCTGCAGCAGTCGGTCGATGCCCTGTTCGATAACAACCGCTGCAAGCGGCCTGTTCTCGGCAGCTCGAACCGTCCGCTGAAGTCGCTGACGGACATGATCAAGGGCAAGCAGGGCCGGTTCCGCGAGAACCTGCTCGGCAAGCGCGTCGACTACTCCGCCCGCTCGGTCATCGTCGTCGGCCCGGAACTGCACCTCCATCAGTGCGGCCTGCCGAAAAAGATCGCGCTGGAGCTCTTCCAGCCGTTCATCATCCGCCGCCTGAAGGAACTCGGCCACGCCGACACCATCAAGTCCGCCAAGCGCATGCTCGAGCGGAAAGATGAAGAGGTCTGGGACATCCTGGACGAGGTGATCAAGAACCACCCGGTCCTGCTGAACCGTGCTCCCACGCTGCACCGCATGGGCATTCAGGCCTTCGAGCCTGTGCTCGTGGAAGGAAACGCCATCCGCGTCCATCCGCTGGTGTGCAAAGGCTTCAACGCAGACTTCGACGGCGACCAGATGGCAGTTCACCTGCCGCTGTCGATCGAAGCACAGGTCGAAGCCCACGTGCTGATGCTGGCGACGAACAACATCTTCTCGCCCGCCAACGGCAGCCCCATCATCACGCCGTCGCAGGACATCGTGATGGGTTGCGCCTACTGCACGGTCAAGCGTGCCGGCCAGCCGGGCGAAGGCATGACCTTCGCCTCGACCAAAGAACTGCTGATGGCCTATCAGCACAAGAAGGTCGCGCGGCACTCGATCGTGAAGCTGCGCCTCCCCGCCAACAAGCGCGTGAAGGGCGAAGGCGCCGACACGTACAAGAAGGGCGGCCTCATCCAGACGACCGCAGGACGGATGCTCTTCAACGACATCCTTCCCAAGTCGATGGCCTACTACAACATCACGCTGAAGTCGAAGGATCTGTCGAACGTCATCTCCGACTGCTACCTCGAACTCGGCCGTCGCGCAACGATCAAGCTGCTCGACGACATGAAGGAACTCGGGTTCCAGGAATCGACCCGTTCCGGACTGTCGTTCGCCTCGAGCGACCTGATCATCGCCACCAACAAGCAGAAGGTGATCGACGACGCCGAACAGAAGGTGCTGCGTCAGCAGAAGATGTACGACAAGGGCGTCATCACCGATGAAGAGCGGTACAACACCGTCATCGACATCTGGACCCATGCCCGCGAGCAGATCACGATCCAGATGCGGGTCGAGCTCGAGCAGGATCTCCGCGACAACGGCCGCTACGTGAACCCGATCTTCCTCATGTCGGAATCGGGTGCCCGCGGCGGTATCGCCCAGATTCAGCAGCTGTCCGGCATGCGTGGCCTCATGGCCAAGCCGAGCGGCGAAATCATGGAAACGCCGATTAAGTCGAACTTCAAGGAAGGTCTCACCGTCCTTGAATACTTCAACTCGACCCACGGTGCCCGTAAGGGTCTGGCGGATACGGCGTTGAAGACGGCCGACTCGGGTTACCTGACCCGTAAGCTGGCCGACGTCTGCCAGAACATGGTCATCACGCAGGATGACTGCGGCACCACCAAGGGAGTCACCCGCGGTGTGCTGTATCGCGGCGAGAAGGTCGAAGTCAGCCTGGCCCAGGCCATCCGCGGACGCATCAGCCGTCAGAACATCGTGCACCCGATCACCGACGAAGTGGTCGTCCGCGAGAACTCGCTGATCACGGTCGATATCGCCCGCAAGATCGAAGAGATGGGTCTCGAAAAGGTCCTCGTGCGGAGCCCGATGACCTGCGAAGCCGATCTCGGTGTCTGCCGCTGCTGCTACGGAATGGACCTCTCCACCGGCTCGCTGGTGGAAGACGGCCTCGCCGTCGGCATCATCGCCGCCCAGTCCATCGGTGAACCGGGTACGCAGCTGACGATGCGTACGTTCCACATCGGCGGTATCGCCAACAAGGAACTGGAAGAGAGCGAGCAGAAGACGAAGAAGGCCGGTAAGGTGAAGTTCTCGCGGATTCGCTCCGTGGTGAACGCCGAAGGCCAGACCGTCGTGCTCGCCCGAAACGGCGAAATCATCGTCAACGACCCGAAGGACCGCGAGCTCGAACGCTACACGGTCCCCCAGGGCGCCGTGCTGCTCGTGAAGGAAGACGACCAGGTTTCCGCCGGCCAGATCCTCTGCCAGTGGGATCCGCACTCCGTCCCGATCCTCGCCGAAGTCGGCGGTCGGATCCGCTTTGAAGATCTCGTCGAAGGCCGTTCGCTCAAGACCGAAACCGACGCCAGCGGCAACGCCCGTCGGACGATCATCGAGCACAAGGGCGACCTGCACCCGCAGATCATCGTCGAAGACGCCAGCGGCAAGATTCTCGACTACTACTACATCCCGGAACGGGCCAACCTCGAATGCGAGGAAGGCCAGCAGGTGGTGGCCGGTACGGTGGTCGCCCGTAACCCCCGCGAAGCATCGGGTACGCAGGACATCACCGGAGGTCTGCCCCGCGTCACCGAACTCTTCGAAGCCCGTAAGCCCAAGGATCCGGCCATCATGGCCGAGATCGACGGCGAAGCGAAAATCCTGCCCGACAAGAAGCGCGGCAAGCGCGTCATCATGGTCATCGGGTCGGACGGCACCGAAGTCGAACACATCATTCCCCACGGCAAGCCGCTGCTCGTCCACACGGGCGACATCGTGCGGGCCGGTGATGCCCTTGTCCGCGGTCCGCTTGTTCCCCACGACATCCTCCGGGTGTCGGGTGAAGAAGCCGTCCAGCAGTACCTGCTCCACGAAATCCAGAACGTCTACCGTGCCCAGCGCGTGGAAATCGACGACAAGCACATCGAGCTCGTCGTCGCCCAGATGCTCCGCAAGGTCCGCATCGACGACGTCGGCGATTCAGACATGCTCCCCGGCATCGTGGTCGACAAGTTCGAGTTCCAGAAGGGGAACAAGGCCCTCCAGTCATCTGGCAAGATCACCGATGCCGGCGACACCGAGTTCCAGGAAGGCGACGTCGTTCCGCTCGCCACCATCGAGGAAGTCAACGCCCAGCTCGAAGCCTCGGGCGGCAAGAAGGTGAAGTCCACGAAGCCCAAGCCGGCCCGCGCCAGCACCCAGCTTCTCGGCATCACCAAGGCCGCGGTCCAGAGCGAATCGTTCATCTCCGCCGCGTCCTTCCAGGAAACGACGAAGGTCCTCACCGAGGCCGCCATGGCCGGAAAGCTCGATACCCTGAAGGGACTGAAAGAGAACGTGATTCTCGGCCACCTCATCCCGGCCGGCACGGGCTTCAACACCCACCAGGATTCGGACGTCCGCATCCGTCCCGAAGCCCAGCAGGAGCTGCGTGCTGAACACGCCCGCATCCTCGCGGCCCGCCGCGAAATGCTGCGTGAAGAAGACGGCATGCCGCAGCCCGGCGGCTTCCAGGGTGATGTTCCTTCGCTGAAGGATCTCACCGGCGAGTAA
- a CDS encoding SRPBCC family protein, whose translation MPLKNDGSGKRWVEMEVVVPGAPEDVWNAMATGQGNTAWFTRTEIDGGIGGEIRFDFGADGASKGEVTVWEPPLRFGYVERDWLEGAPPVATEISIIRRPGGTCLMRMEHSLSSSSDDWDSHLEGFEKGWPVFFEVLRRYLQHFAGRPAALLRVDSGGTGEELDLWVKLTTALNLAGANSGERRESPRLAGVVELVQQDDKFRHVMLRIDRPSEGIAVVGTYQRGGEARGVVLLYLYGEGAAGTVQQLQEEWSAWIKGLLGEGRS comes from the coding sequence ATGCCACTGAAGAATGATGGTTCCGGAAAGCGGTGGGTTGAGATGGAAGTCGTCGTTCCCGGCGCGCCGGAGGACGTCTGGAACGCAATGGCGACAGGCCAGGGAAACACCGCGTGGTTCACCAGGACCGAAATCGACGGAGGGATCGGCGGCGAGATCCGGTTCGACTTCGGGGCGGATGGCGCGTCGAAAGGCGAAGTGACCGTCTGGGAGCCGCCGCTGAGATTCGGCTATGTCGAACGCGACTGGCTGGAAGGGGCCCCGCCGGTCGCCACAGAAATCTCCATCATCCGCCGTCCTGGCGGGACGTGCCTGATGCGGATGGAGCACTCGTTGTCGTCGTCAAGTGACGACTGGGACAGCCACCTGGAAGGATTTGAGAAGGGCTGGCCGGTGTTCTTTGAAGTGTTGCGTCGGTATCTGCAGCATTTCGCGGGTCGGCCGGCCGCACTGTTGCGCGTCGATTCGGGCGGGACCGGCGAGGAACTGGACCTGTGGGTGAAACTGACGACGGCGCTGAACCTCGCGGGCGCAAATTCCGGCGAACGGCGTGAATCTCCCCGGCTTGCGGGCGTTGTGGAACTCGTCCAGCAGGACGACAAGTTTCGCCACGTGATGCTCAGGATCGACCGGCCGTCCGAGGGGATCGCCGTCGTCGGGACCTACCAGCGGGGGGGCGAGGCGCGAGGCGTTGTCCTGCTGTACCTGTACGGCGAGGGGGCGGCTGGCACTGTGCAGCAATTGCAGGAGGAGTGGTCCGCATGGATCAAGGGATTGCTGGGGGAGGGGCGGTCGTAG
- the sucC gene encoding ADP-forming succinate--CoA ligase subunit beta — MKIHEYQGKQLFSASGVPVPKGIVAKTPQEAADAFTKLQGAVAVVKSQVHAGGRGKGTFKEHPEQRGVVLVKSADDARNNAERMLGSTLVTKQTGDVGQKVQTLYVEQGLDIKKELYLAVVVDREVGLPVVIFSSEGGMDIEEVAESHPEKIAREHFDPGMGLLPFQARKLAAAIGLDAAGAKAAESFLPKIAKFFVDHDCSMAEINPLVLTGENKMLALDAKVTFDDNALFRHKDFDALRDLLEEDPSEVRAQAAGLSYVKLEGNIGCLVNGAGLAMSTMDLIKLHGGEPANFLDVGGGANVEQVTEAFRILLADPNVKAVLVNIFGGIMKCDTIVTALLTAYDTVGITVPLVVRLEGTNVELARKMLAESGKKITSATDLTDAAKKVVATLGA; from the coding sequence ATGAAAATTCACGAGTACCAGGGAAAGCAACTGTTCTCCGCGTCCGGAGTTCCGGTCCCGAAAGGGATCGTCGCCAAGACTCCCCAGGAAGCGGCTGATGCCTTCACGAAGCTCCAGGGAGCCGTGGCCGTCGTGAAGTCGCAGGTGCATGCCGGCGGACGCGGCAAGGGAACGTTCAAGGAACATCCCGAGCAGCGCGGCGTCGTGCTGGTGAAATCGGCCGATGACGCCCGCAACAATGCCGAGCGCATGCTCGGCTCGACCCTCGTCACCAAGCAGACCGGCGACGTTGGCCAGAAGGTCCAGACGCTCTACGTCGAGCAGGGGCTCGACATCAAGAAGGAGCTGTACCTCGCCGTCGTCGTCGACCGTGAAGTCGGCCTGCCGGTCGTCATCTTCTCGTCCGAAGGCGGCATGGATATCGAGGAAGTCGCCGAGTCGCATCCCGAAAAGATCGCCCGCGAGCACTTCGATCCCGGCATGGGCCTGCTGCCGTTCCAGGCGCGGAAGCTCGCCGCCGCCATCGGCCTCGATGCCGCCGGCGCCAAGGCAGCCGAGTCGTTCCTGCCGAAGATCGCGAAGTTCTTCGTCGACCACGACTGCAGCATGGCCGAGATCAATCCGCTCGTGCTGACCGGCGAAAACAAGATGCTGGCGCTCGATGCCAAGGTCACCTTCGACGACAACGCCCTCTTCCGCCATAAGGATTTCGACGCACTCCGCGACCTCCTCGAAGAAGATCCTTCGGAAGTGCGGGCACAGGCAGCCGGCCTCAGCTACGTGAAGCTCGAAGGAAACATCGGCTGCCTCGTGAACGGCGCCGGCCTCGCCATGAGCACGATGGACCTCATCAAGCTGCACGGCGGCGAACCGGCCAACTTCCTCGACGTCGGCGGCGGCGCCAATGTCGAGCAGGTGACGGAAGCCTTCCGCATCCTGCTGGCTGATCCGAACGTGAAGGCTGTGCTCGTCAATATCTTTGGCGGCATCATGAAGTGCGACACGATCGTGACCGCGCTGCTCACCGCCTACGACACCGTCGGCATCACGGTCCCCCTCGTCGTCCGCCTGGAAGGGACGAACGTCGAACTCGCCCGCAAGATGCTCGCCGAGAGCGGCAAGAAGATCACTTCCGCGACCGACCTCACCGACGCGGCGAAGAAGGTCGTGGCGACTCTGGGCGCGTGA